A single genomic interval of Litoreibacter ponti harbors:
- the scpB gene encoding SMC-Scp complex subunit ScpB — protein MGEQERMVEAVLFASVEPVSVKELEARMPHGSDPAEALVHLKKRYEGRGVHLVRVGDAWAMRTAGDLGFLMQKETVETRKLSRAAIETLAIVAYHQPVTRAEIEEIRGVSVSRGTIDQLIEMEWIRFGRRRMTPGRPVTFVVTQGFLDHFGLENARDLPGLKELRAAGLLDNRPPPGADALHDDDDEDESPEGQNELFED, from the coding sequence ATGGGCGAGCAGGAACGGATGGTCGAGGCGGTGCTGTTTGCCTCCGTCGAGCCCGTATCGGTCAAGGAGTTGGAGGCGCGGATGCCCCATGGCTCTGACCCCGCGGAGGCGCTGGTGCATCTGAAGAAGCGCTACGAGGGGCGCGGCGTGCATCTGGTGCGCGTGGGTGACGCATGGGCGATGCGCACGGCGGGCGATCTTGGCTTCTTGATGCAGAAAGAGACCGTCGAGACACGCAAACTGTCGCGCGCGGCGATCGAAACGCTGGCCATCGTGGCCTACCACCAGCCGGTGACGCGCGCGGAGATCGAAGAAATTCGCGGTGTGTCTGTGTCGCGTGGTACGATTGATCAGTTGATCGAGATGGAATGGATCCGCTTCGGCCGCCGCCGGATGACGCCGGGCAGGCCGGTGACCTTCGTGGTCACGCAAGGATTTCTTGACCATTTCGGGCTAGAGAACGCGCGCGATCTGCCGGGGCTGAAAGAGCTGCGGGCCGCAGGTCTGCTGGACAACCGCCCGCCGCCGGGTGCGGATGCCTTGCACGACGACGACGATGAAGACGAAAGCCCAGAGGGCCAGAACGAATTGTTTGAAGACTGA
- a CDS encoding 2'-deoxycytidine 5'-triphosphate deaminase — translation MIAMQFNRGVLADHQMRIMLDEGAITAEEPIADGQIQPASLDLRLGTHAYRVRASFLAGRDHPVERRLNDFTMHRVDLTQGAVLEKGCVYVVPLLEHLALPEDMSAAASAKSSIGRLDLLTRVITDHGVEFDRVPAGYVGPLYAEICPRSFSVVARTGQMLNQIIFRAGKTVMDDAELRALHAASPIVSGEAVISDGLGFSVDLSPAEGDLVGYRAKPHTGVIDLDKIGHYDPSEYWEELRTTDARLILDPGAFYILVSQQSIVIPPQCAAEMAPYLAMVGEFRVHYAGFFDPGFGYSGAGGTGSRGVLEVRCHEAPFVLEHGQTVGRLVYEHMSEVPTQLYGIDIKSNYQGQGLKLSKHFKAP, via the coding sequence ATGATCGCAATGCAATTCAATCGCGGGGTGCTGGCCGACCACCAGATGCGGATCATGCTCGACGAGGGCGCGATCACCGCGGAAGAGCCTATCGCGGACGGCCAGATCCAACCCGCCTCCCTCGACTTGCGCCTCGGCACCCACGCCTACCGTGTCCGCGCGTCCTTCCTGGCGGGCCGCGATCACCCGGTCGAGCGGCGCCTCAACGACTTCACCATGCACCGGGTCGATCTGACCCAGGGCGCGGTGCTAGAGAAGGGCTGCGTCTATGTCGTGCCCCTGCTCGAACATCTCGCCCTGCCCGAAGACATGTCGGCGGCAGCGTCAGCCAAAAGCTCGATCGGCAGGCTCGATCTGCTGACCCGGGTGATCACCGATCACGGGGTCGAGTTCGACCGCGTGCCCGCAGGCTATGTCGGCCCGCTCTACGCCGAGATTTGCCCGCGGTCCTTTTCCGTCGTGGCGCGCACCGGGCAAATGCTTAACCAAATCATCTTCCGCGCCGGCAAAACCGTGATGGACGACGCCGAGCTGCGCGCTCTCCATGCCGCCTCTCCTATCGTTTCCGGCGAGGCGGTGATCTCCGACGGGCTGGGTTTCTCTGTCGATCTGTCTCCGGCCGAGGGCGATCTGGTCGGCTACCGCGCCAAGCCCCACACCGGCGTCATCGACCTCGACAAGATCGGCCACTACGACCCGTCCGAGTACTGGGAAGAGCTGCGCACAACCGACGCCCGCCTGATCCTCGACCCGGGCGCCTTCTATATCCTCGTCAGCCAGCAAAGCATTGTCATCCCGCCGCAATGCGCGGCAGAGATGGCCCCCTATCTCGCGATGGTCGGCGAATTCAGGGTGCATTACGCGGGCTTCTTCGACCCCGGTTTCGGCTATTCCGGGGCGGGTGGCACCGGCTCGCGCGGGGTACTGGAGGTGCGCTGCCACGAAGCCCCGTTTGTGCTGGAACACGGCCAAACCGTCGGCCGCCTCGTCTACGAGCACATGTCAGAGGTGCCGACCCAGCTCTACGGCATCGACATCAAGTCGAACTACCAGGGCCAGGGCCTGAAACTCTCCAAACACTTCAAGGCCCCGTGA
- a CDS encoding MerR family transcriptional regulator, whose amino-acid sequence MATKARDAFRTISEVADWLDVPAHVLRFWESKFSQIKPVKRAGGRRYYRPDDMLLIGGIKKLLHDDGMTIRGVQKMLKEEGVKTVAGLSQSLDGVDDAASPRTKRRRDEVEAEADGTEIETTAESEVVEEAETIAAWSEDAEADSTPAEPERAAMHIDPSAAQINAGEEAPTAEAASETEDEAEEGSDDGSDEPETVEDSADNVVAMPARTEPEEPEEEISASQSTLDLDEAPAPDPNDEETETTDIEIAAEAHTPEPEPEPEPEPEPEAAALAPQLDPNREKTLPPTELPADVAPSEPASADRSEQAIAAARALKRRLRANGSEKLAADPTLAAHVARLAALRDRIAGQAADS is encoded by the coding sequence ATGGCGACCAAAGCCCGCGACGCATTCCGCACCATCTCCGAGGTGGCCGATTGGCTCGACGTGCCCGCGCACGTCCTGCGCTTCTGGGAGAGCAAGTTCAGCCAGATCAAGCCGGTGAAACGCGCCGGCGGGCGGCGCTATTACCGCCCCGACGACATGCTGCTGATCGGCGGCATCAAGAAGCTGTTGCATGATGACGGCATGACCATTCGCGGCGTGCAGAAGATGCTCAAGGAGGAAGGCGTCAAGACCGTGGCGGGCCTGTCCCAGTCGCTCGACGGGGTCGACGACGCAGCTTCCCCACGCACCAAACGCCGCCGCGACGAGGTCGAGGCGGAGGCCGACGGCACCGAGATCGAGACCACCGCCGAGAGTGAAGTCGTCGAAGAAGCCGAAACCATCGCCGCATGGTCGGAAGACGCCGAAGCCGACAGCACCCCCGCCGAGCCAGAACGCGCCGCGATGCACATCGACCCCTCCGCCGCACAGATCAATGCAGGCGAAGAAGCCCCCACGGCGGAGGCGGCGTCCGAGACCGAAGATGAGGCCGAGGAGGGCTCAGACGATGGCTCCGACGAGCCGGAAACGGTCGAAGACAGCGCCGACAATGTCGTCGCGATGCCAGCGCGGACGGAACCAGAAGAGCCCGAGGAGGAGATATCCGCGTCGCAATCCACGCTCGATCTGGACGAGGCCCCTGCCCCCGATCCGAACGACGAAGAGACAGAGACAACAGATATTGAGATCGCAGCGGAGGCGCACACGCCAGAGCCTGAACCGGAACCCGAGCCCGAGCCGGAACCCGAAGCAGCCGCATTGGCCCCGCAACTCGATCCAAACCGCGAAAAGACCCTGCCCCCGACCGAGCTTCCCGCAGATGTGGCCCCATCGGAGCCTGCCTCCGCAGACCGCTCAGAGCAGGCAATCGCCGCGGCGCGGGCGCTGAAACGCCGCCTGCGCGCCAATGGCTCCGAAAAGCTCGCCGCTGATCCGACCCTGGCGGCACACGTTGCGCGCCTTGCCGCCCTGCGTGACCGGATCGCCGGGCAGGCGGCGGACAGCTGA
- the ihfA gene encoding integration host factor subunit alpha, translated as MTAKTLTRMDLSEAVFREVGLSRNESADLVESVLKHMSDALVSGQQVKISSFGTFSVREKSARVGRNPKTGEEVPIHPRRVLTFRPSHLMKDRVATGNKS; from the coding sequence ATGACTGCCAAGACTTTGACCCGCATGGATCTAAGCGAAGCCGTGTTCCGCGAGGTGGGCCTGTCGCGCAACGAGAGCGCTGATCTGGTGGAGAGTGTCCTCAAACATATGTCCGACGCGCTTGTCTCCGGCCAACAGGTCAAGATTTCCTCCTTCGGCACGTTCTCCGTGCGCGAAAAATCCGCCCGTGTCGGCCGCAACCCGAAGACCGGCGAGGAGGTGCCCATTCACCCGCGCCGCGTTCTGACCTTCCGCCCATCGCACCTGATGAAGGACCGCGTGGCAACCGGCAACAAGTCCTGA
- a CDS encoding beta-ketoacyl-ACP synthase III encodes MIRSALRGMGHALPERVVENAEFEAWMDTSDEWIRARSGIERRHFAADGQTTSDLATEAARAALIDAGMKADQIDAIVVATSTPDTTFPSVATIVQGNLGTKGFAFDVQAVCAGFVFAMANADALIKSGQATRVLVIGAETFSRIMNWEDRTTCVLFGDGAGAVVLEAQEGQGTSADAGILATDLNSDGTYRDLLYVDGGVSKTQTTGVLVMQGKEVFRHAVEKLAKTAETALEKCGLSDADVDWVVPHQANLRIIKSTANKMNIPMERVVVTVQDHGNTSAASIPLALSVAKTQGKFQPGQVLVMEAIGGGLAWGAVVLRL; translated from the coding sequence ATGATCCGATCCGCCCTGCGGGGCATGGGCCACGCCCTGCCCGAGCGTGTCGTCGAGAACGCCGAGTTCGAGGCGTGGATGGACACTTCGGATGAGTGGATCCGGGCGCGTTCGGGCATCGAACGCCGCCATTTCGCAGCCGATGGGCAGACCACCTCCGACCTCGCCACCGAGGCGGCGCGGGCCGCCTTGATCGACGCCGGCATGAAGGCCGACCAGATCGACGCGATCGTCGTTGCCACCTCGACCCCGGACACGACCTTCCCCTCCGTGGCCACGATCGTGCAGGGCAATCTCGGCACGAAAGGCTTCGCCTTTGACGTACAGGCCGTCTGCGCGGGCTTCGTCTTCGCGATGGCCAACGCGGACGCACTGATCAAATCCGGTCAGGCCACCCGGGTGCTCGTCATTGGGGCCGAGACCTTCTCGCGCATCATGAACTGGGAAGACCGCACGACCTGCGTGCTGTTTGGCGATGGCGCAGGCGCTGTGGTGCTGGAGGCCCAAGAGGGCCAGGGCACCTCCGCCGATGCGGGCATCCTCGCCACCGATCTGAACTCCGACGGCACCTACCGTGATCTGCTCTATGTCGATGGCGGCGTCTCCAAGACCCAGACCACCGGCGTGCTCGTGATGCAGGGCAAGGAGGTCTTTCGTCACGCGGTCGAAAAGCTCGCCAAGACCGCCGAGACCGCGCTCGAGAAATGCGGCCTGAGCGACGCCGATGTCGACTGGGTCGTCCCCCATCAGGCCAATCTGCGCATCATCAAGTCGACCGCGAACAAGATGAACATCCCGATGGAGCGGGTGGTCGTGACCGTGCAGGACCATGGTAATACATCCGCCGCATCGATTCCCTTGGCGCTCTCAGTTGCCAAGACGCAGGGCAAATTCCAGCCCGGCCAAGTCCTTGTGATGGAGGCGATTGGCGGTGGATTGGCATGGGGCGCGGTGGTTTTGCGCCTCTGA
- the plsX gene encoding phosphate acyltransferase PlsX, translating to MRRTAKQIWAGIPVGSSDTVISIDAMGGDLGPAAVVSGMAKSAEKNPNLRYIVHGDEAQLKPLIAKRKITDICDIRHASDVVTMHEKPSHVMRHGKGTSMWSAIEAVRAGDATVCVSCGNTGALMAVSMIRLRKVSGVNRPAIACLWPSRNPSGFNVMLDVGADIRADQDDLLQYALMGLSYARNGFGIARPRIGLLNVGTEEHKGRAELKVAHEMIEAAADSNDFDYVGFVEGGDIPSDRVDVIVTDGFTGNVALKTAEGTANLISEGLREAFKFSPLSRIAALLAYPSLRRLRKRIDPRRVNGGVFLGLNGTVVKSHGSADATGVSAAIKLAVQLAQSGFGEKLAARVASASEAGQVADTAGEPQTAGGTNST from the coding sequence GTGCGGCGCACAGCCAAGCAAATATGGGCAGGCATTCCGGTGGGATCATCTGACACCGTTATCTCCATCGACGCTATGGGCGGGGACTTGGGCCCCGCCGCTGTCGTGTCCGGGATGGCCAAATCAGCCGAAAAGAACCCCAACCTGCGCTACATCGTGCACGGCGACGAGGCGCAACTGAAACCGCTGATCGCCAAGCGCAAAATCACCGACATCTGCGACATCCGCCACGCCAGCGACGTGGTTACGATGCACGAGAAACCGTCCCATGTGATGCGTCATGGCAAAGGCACGTCCATGTGGTCGGCAATCGAGGCGGTGCGCGCGGGCGACGCCACCGTTTGCGTCAGCTGCGGCAACACCGGCGCGCTGATGGCGGTCTCGATGATCCGCCTTCGCAAGGTCTCCGGCGTGAACCGCCCTGCCATTGCCTGCCTCTGGCCCTCCCGCAATCCGTCCGGCTTCAACGTGATGCTGGACGTGGGCGCCGACATTCGCGCCGATCAGGACGATCTGCTGCAATACGCGCTCATGGGGTTGAGCTACGCCCGCAACGGCTTCGGCATCGCCCGGCCGCGCATCGGCCTGCTCAATGTCGGCACCGAAGAGCACAAAGGCCGGGCTGAGCTGAAAGTCGCCCACGAGATGATCGAGGCCGCCGCCGACAGCAATGACTTCGACTATGTTGGCTTCGTCGAGGGCGGTGATATCCCGTCGGACCGGGTCGATGTGATCGTGACCGACGGCTTCACCGGCAACGTCGCTCTCAAGACTGCCGAGGGCACGGCGAACCTGATCTCCGAGGGCCTGCGCGAGGCGTTCAAATTCTCGCCCCTGTCGCGCATCGCGGCCCTGCTCGCCTATCCCTCCCTGCGCCGGTTGCGCAAGCGGATCGACCCGCGCCGTGTCAATGGCGGGGTGTTTCTGGGCCTCAACGGCACGGTGGTGAAATCCCACGGTTCCGCCGATGCCACCGGCGTCTCGGCGGCGATCAAACTGGCGGTGCAGCTGGCCCAATCAGGTTTCGGTGAGAAGCTCGCCGCCCGGGTTGCATCCGCGAGCGAGGCGGGTCAAGTTGCCGACACGGCTGGGGAGCCGCAAACGGCAGGGGGCACCAACAGCACATGA
- the rpmF gene encoding 50S ribosomal protein L32, with product MAVQQNKVSKSRRNNRRAHDALVAANPDECTNCGELKRPHHVCPSCGHYADREVVALTEEVDLDDDAA from the coding sequence ATGGCCGTCCAGCAGAATAAAGTTTCCAAGTCGCGCCGCAACAACCGCCGCGCACATGACGCGCTGGTCGCGGCCAATCCCGACGAGTGCACCAACTGCGGCGAGCTGAAGCGCCCGCACCACGTGTGCCCCTCCTGCGGCCACTATGCCGACCGTGAGGTCGTCGCACTGACCGAAGAGGTCGATCTGGACGACGACGCCGCTTAA
- a CDS encoding DUF177 domain-containing protein yields MIKKDSSAMADPTLLRLADLPSRVPTPISHIPNADALAALAEALDISAVRKLRLEGVLKPMGKTDWRLEARLGATVVQPCVVTLEPVTTRIEEPLERNYLADYEPPTEAELEMDGDDISEALPATLDLSEVAAEALALALPPFPRAEGAELGQRDFAPPGAEPLDDDAVKPFAGLAELKAKMERSGGSDA; encoded by the coding sequence GTGATCAAGAAAGATAGCTCTGCCATGGCTGACCCTACGTTGCTTCGCTTGGCCGATCTGCCCAGCCGGGTTCCCACCCCGATCTCCCATATCCCTAACGCCGATGCACTGGCGGCCCTTGCCGAAGCGCTCGACATCTCTGCGGTGCGGAAATTGCGGCTTGAAGGGGTGCTGAAGCCCATGGGCAAGACCGATTGGCGGCTCGAGGCCCGTCTGGGTGCGACCGTGGTGCAGCCCTGCGTGGTCACGCTGGAGCCGGTGACAACCCGGATCGAGGAGCCGCTGGAGCGCAACTATCTTGCCGACTATGAGCCGCCGACCGAGGCCGAGCTGGAGATGGACGGCGACGATATCTCCGAGGCCCTGCCTGCGACGCTGGACCTCTCGGAGGTTGCCGCCGAGGCGCTGGCGCTGGCGCTGCCGCCCTTCCCGCGCGCCGAGGGCGCGGAGTTGGGCCAGCGCGATTTTGCCCCGCCCGGGGCGGAGCCGCTGGACGATGATGCCGTCAAACCGTTCGCCGGTCTGGCCGAGCTGAAGGCCAAGATGGAGCGCTCCGGCGGCTCGGACGCCTGA
- a CDS encoding outer membrane protein assembly factor BamE — translation MRHGENKRSRRTATLTAVAFAVALSACSPIVRNHGYIPLQEDLDTLAVGADTRGSVEDLIGKPSASGVLAGGDWFYVGSTVEHVGWRAPRETNRQVVALRFEDDVLTNVERYGLEDGQVVELSRRVTETNVRDVTFIRQILRNFGNIDLGEALGG, via the coding sequence ATGCGGCACGGGGAGAACAAGCGGTCGAGACGTACCGCGACGCTGACGGCGGTGGCTTTCGCGGTGGCGCTTTCGGCGTGCAGCCCCATCGTGCGCAACCACGGCTACATCCCGCTTCAGGAAGATCTCGACACACTCGCCGTGGGCGCGGACACGCGCGGCAGCGTGGAAGACCTGATCGGCAAGCCGTCAGCCTCCGGCGTTCTGGCGGGCGGTGACTGGTTCTACGTCGGCAGCACGGTCGAGCATGTCGGCTGGCGCGCCCCGCGCGAGACCAACCGACAGGTCGTGGCCCTTCGCTTCGAGGACGATGTGCTGACCAATGTCGAGCGCTACGGGCTTGAGGATGGCCAGGTGGTCGAGCTGTCGCGCCGGGTCACCGAGACGAATGTGCGTGACGTGACGTTCATTCGCCAGATCCTGCGCAACTTCGGCAATATCGACCTGGGCGAGGCTTTGGGCGGCTGA
- the msrB gene encoding peptide-methionine (R)-S-oxide reductase MsrB, with protein sequence MDKVIKSDEEWRAQLGDLGFKVMRKHGTERAHTHDDFPKAAGTFMCAGCGAPLFDAETKFESGTGWPSFYAPLDDEMVGESVDKSWFMTRTEVHCNRCDGHLGHVFPDGPQPTGLRYCINGVALEFEPEE encoded by the coding sequence ATGGATAAAGTGATCAAGTCGGACGAGGAATGGCGCGCGCAACTGGGCGATCTGGGCTTCAAGGTGATGCGCAAGCACGGCACCGAGCGGGCGCACACCCATGACGACTTCCCCAAGGCGGCGGGCACCTTCATGTGCGCGGGCTGCGGCGCGCCGCTATTCGATGCCGAAACCAAGTTCGAAAGCGGCACCGGCTGGCCCTCTTTCTATGCGCCGCTCGATGACGAGATGGTGGGCGAGAGCGTCGACAAAAGCTGGTTCATGACCCGCACCGAGGTCCATTGCAACCGCTGCGACGGCCATCTGGGCCATGTCTTTCCGGACGGGCCGCAGCCCACCGGCCTGCGCTACTGCATCAACGGTGTCGCGTTGGAGTTCGAGCCGGAAGAGTGA
- a CDS encoding GNAT family N-acetyltransferase, with the protein MPLLAKGRYSARFADGDADIRAAQELRALSFRDGAALDCDAFDPLCQHVLVENARGTLVCCFRLMPLDNGRAIARSYSAQHYGLARLEAFEGAMVEMGRFCIHPDHHDPDILRVAWGALTAYVDENGVEMLFGCSSFKGTSEEDYLDAFSLLKERHLAPKRWLPRVKAPKVFPFASKLRLRRPDLKAAMRAMPPLLRTYLLMGGWVSDHAVVDRDLNTLHVFTGLEIGAIPPARKKLLRAVAG; encoded by the coding sequence ATGCCACTTCTCGCCAAAGGCCGCTACAGTGCACGATTTGCCGACGGGGACGCCGACATCCGCGCGGCGCAGGAGCTGCGCGCGCTGAGCTTCCGGGACGGGGCCGCTTTGGACTGCGACGCGTTCGATCCGTTGTGCCAGCATGTTCTGGTCGAAAACGCGCGCGGCACGCTGGTCTGTTGCTTCCGCCTGATGCCGCTCGACAATGGCCGGGCCATCGCGCGCAGCTACTCCGCGCAGCACTACGGTCTCGCGCGGCTCGAGGCGTTCGAGGGGGCCATGGTCGAAATGGGCCGCTTTTGCATCCACCCTGACCACCACGACCCCGACATCCTGCGGGTCGCCTGGGGCGCGCTGACGGCCTATGTGGACGAGAACGGCGTGGAGATGCTGTTTGGCTGCTCGTCCTTTAAGGGCACCTCGGAGGAGGATTACCTTGATGCGTTCTCGCTGCTCAAGGAGCGCCATCTTGCCCCGAAACGCTGGCTGCCCCGGGTCAAGGCGCCGAAGGTTTTCCCGTTTGCCTCCAAGCTCAGGCTGCGCCGCCCGGACCTGAAGGCCGCGATGCGGGCAATGCCGCCGCTGCTGCGCACCTATCTTCTGATGGGCGGTTGGGTCAGCGATCATGCCGTTGTCGACCGCGATCTGAACACGTTGCACGTCTTCACCGGTCTCGAGATCGGGGCGATCCCGCCCGCGCGCAAGAAGCTCTTGCGGGCCGTCGCGGGGTAG